Part of the Oceanispirochaeta sp. genome is shown below.
ATGACATTGAGTACGGTTTCAGAGTTGGAGCCGATGAGTTCCTATGCAAACCGGTTACCTAATCTGTCATTTTGGAATCCATTTCAAAGAAGCTTTCGTCCCTTCAGATCTCCTGAAAATGCTCCTCCCTTTTATCCATCCTGGTGTATAATGATTCCGAGGAATAATCCGTATGAACAATGAACCCTTAGCAGAGCTGGAACGCAGACGTCTACAGAGGCAGATGTTTGCTCTGGAAGATGAAAAAGAAGCCGTCGAAGCCCGGTACAAGTATCTTCTGCAGCAGGCCCGGGTCGGCCTTTTCTCACTGAATGCCAAGGATTGCCGGTTGAAGGATGCCAACTCAGAGATGATTTCTATGTTTCTTTGTTCAGATCTGGAGGATCTCAAGCAGCATTTGACTCCCCTGTCGGCAGGGGATATTCATTTCATCGATCCCCGCCATTTTGCCAACTTGAAAGCCACGGAAGCAGTCTCATTTTCACTACATTCCTTCAGGAAAAACGGGGACTCCTTCTGGGCCAGGATTATCCTGCAGGCCCTGGAGAAAAATGAGATTCTGGAAGGAATCATTACGGATATCTCCGATCAGGTCAAAGCGGATGTGGAGCTTCGGAAAGCCATCGTTCAGGCAGAACAGGCCCGGAAGGAGGCGGAGGAAGCCAATAATGCAAAGAGCCGCTTTCTGGCTAATATTTCTCACGAGATCCGGACTCCTTTGAACGGGATTATCGGATTTACTGAGATCATCATGGCTTCCATCGCTTCTCTTGAAGGACAGCTCTACGCCGGGAAGATTCTGGATGAGTCGGACAACCTTATGACCCTGATAAATCAGCTTTTAGATATCTCCAAGATTGAAGCACAACAGCTGGAACTGAATAACAGTGTTTTTAATTTGAGGACCCTTCTGGAGGAAACCATCAGTTTTATCAGGCTCCGAGCCAGAAACAAGGGTTTGACCCTGGCTGTGGAATACGATGAGTCCATACCAGACTGCATCTGGAGTGATTCCTACCGATTGAGGCAGATCCTTTTAAATCTCCTTTCCAATGCGGTGAAATTTACCTCCCGGGGGGGGGTTGAGATGAAAGCCATTCTTCAGGAGCAGGAAGGAGATGAGCTGGTCCTCCGTTTTGAGGTTCATGATACGGGGATCGGAATACCTCAAGATATGCATTTAAAGGTTTTTGACAGCTTTGTTCAGGCCGACAGCTCCATTTCCAGGCATTACGGAGGCACGGGTCTTGGGATTTCAATCTCAAGGGAAATCGTCAACATCATGAATGGTAAAATCTGGTTCGATAGTGTCGAGGGGGAGGGATCAACCTTCTTTTTTACCATTCCCTGCCAGGAAGCCGACCCTATGAATCCCGGAGCACCCCGGCTCCGCAGGAGTGCTCCCTTCATAAAGACCTCTTTGGTAGGGCTGAGGGTTCTGGTTGTAGAGGATTACCCTACAAACCGCGAGATTGCACAACATCATCTTCAATCGGCAGGTTGTGATGTGGATATGGCTGCCAATGGGATCAGCGCTCTGTCTAAAGTGCAGGATAGGGATTACGATATCATCCTGATGGACGTTCATATGCCCGAAATGGATGGTATGGAAGCAACACGGAAAATCAGAAGTTTCCCCCGGTATAAAATGGTTCCCATCCTCGGCATGACAGCCAATGTACTGCCCGCTAATCTGCAAGACTGTAGAAGATCCGGAATGAATGACATCCTGACCAAACCTCTCAGGAAAAAAGAAATGCTTGAGTCTCTGGAGATCTGGTATACTCTCGGGGATACAAAAACCCTGCCATCAGTCAATAAACCCGGTAGTCCACTGGAGCCTCAGGATGATCTGGATGACCTTCCCTTCGATTATGCGGGATTTTTGGAACAGATGGAGGGGGATGCCGGGGCTGCCCGGGATATCATTTTGGGTTTTATGGATAATCTTATCAAACAGATGGATGTCATTGCCGAATCAATCGAAAGAGATGACCTGATTCTGATTCATCGGGAAGCTCACTCCATTAAGGGAGGTGCCCTGAATCTGGGAGCATCTGAACTGGCATCCTGGGCCATGGCTCTTGAGAAAGCCGGGGCAGAAAAATATACCGAAATCATTCCCCATCTTTTTCTGAATCTCAGGAACAGCGTCGCCGAAATCCTCTCCTGCCGTGACAGAATCAGTCTCATCGGTTAAGATAGGGCTATGAAAAAAGATGCTCTTGTCCTGTACAAACAGGTTCCAGCCCGAATCCGGGAAATCCTGTCTGATAAAATAGTCATCCTCCTTCCCGATGGTAAGGAAAAGAAAGTCCGCAGCAAAGATATCCACCTCCTTCATCCCGGTCCTGTGACAACCCTCCCCGATGGGGCAGTTCCGAATGGACAAGCTGAGGAAGCCTGGGAGCTGCTGCAGGGAGAATCTCCCAGCCTGCAGGATCTGGCAGAGCTTGCCTTTGGGGAGTATAATCCCCAGACGGTATGGGCTGCTTTTCTCCTTTTAAACCGAACCCCCTGGTTTCGGGGTACCCTGGATGATATCCGTGTCCAAACACCTGAAGATGTTGAAAAAATTCAGAGAGAAGAAGAAGAGAAGAAAGAAGCAGATTTGCGCTGGACTTCCTTTATTACAGCCTTGAATAAGGGAACCATTCAGGAAGAGAACCGGGGATTACTCACCGATCTGGAACAGTACTGCCTCCAGAAGAGTAAAAAATCAAGAATCCTTCAGGCTTTGGGTAAACAGCAGTCTCCTGAAAACGCACACCGCCTGCTCCTGCAGCTGGGAGTTTGGGATTTGAGGCGGAATCCATGGCCGGAACGAAATCAAATGCCTCTCAAGGCCCCTTCCTTTGCACTGGAAGCTGGCCCGGAATTGGAACGGCTGGATCTGACAACCATGGAAGCCTATGCAATAGACGATGTGGGAAATAAGGACCCTGATGATGCCCTGAGTTTTCATGATGGTAAACTCATTGTGCATATTGCGGATTCGTCCTCACTGATCCCTGCCGGTACCGAGGCAGACAAGGAAGCCCGCGGGCGGGCGGCTAATCTCTACCTTCCCGAATCGACCATCCCCATGCTTCCTCTGGAAGCAACGGAGAAGCTTGGTCTGGGTCTTCAGGAAATATCTCCTGCTCTCAGCTTTGAATACACCCTGAATGAAGAGTTTGATATTACAGACTGCCGTATCAACTTTTCAAATGTAAAAGTGACCCGTATGACTTATGGGGAAGCCGAAGAGAAGCTGGAAGAAGAGCCTTTTTGCAGTATCATGAAAGTGACAAAGCGTTTCAATAGCTGGCGGAAAGAAAATGGGGCTCTCTTTTTACAGCTCCCTGAGGTTAAAATAAGAGTGACTGAAGAGGGCTTGGGAGACATCCTTATTTCTCCTATTGAAGAGTATAAAAGTCGTGATATGGTTGCCGAGACCATGATGATGACAGGTTTTCACACGGCCCGTTTTTCCCGAGATAATGGAATCCCTATTCCCTATGTGGTTCAGCCTGCTCCGGAGGGAGATCTCCCAGAGACCTCTCCCGATGATCCGGCTTCTATGGTTCAATTGCGGAAATTCATGAAGCGCAGTCAGACCACCACTGTCGGAGGACCTCACAGCGGGATGGGCCTTCCCGTCTACACCAGAGCGACCAGTCCTTTGAGGCGTTACTCTGATCTACTGGTACAGCAGCAGCTGCGCTTGTTTAAAGCAGGGCTTCCTCTCCTGACTGAAGAGGATATTCTGGAAGGAACTGCCTCCTGTGAGTCTGTCATCGGCCGGGTTATCGGGAGTGAGCGATCCTCCAATCTGCACTGGAAGCTGGTCTATCTGGCAGAAAATCCCGACTGGGAAGGTGAGGGCATCATTGTGGGCCGTTCGGATAAACAGATGATTCTGCAAATCCCTTCTCTGGCACTGGAAACCAGGATAGCCTTGACTGAAAAATTGCCACTGAACAGCCGGATTACCGTTGGTCTTGAGAGGGTGGATATTCCTGTGCAGCAGGTTCAATTTAAAGTCAGGGATTGATTTGCCTGCGGGGAGAGGGTAATATGAGGATCATGAAAGCGGTTTTCTCTCTCTTTTTCTTATGCCTGATCCTCCCTCTTTCGGCGCAGGAAAAAATTTCATTCCCCGGCAACCTCAAGTATGATCCTTTCTATGCGGTACAGATGACTGATAGTGACGGGAGTCAATACACCCTTCACAATGCCTCTTGTATCAATCCCGAAGGGGAGATCAAATACTTTGCCTGGTTCCGGAGAGGTACAGATAAGGGGCTTGCTGAATATCCTCTGGACTTGTATAAGGTCCTCAGTTTTGAGCTGACCGGGAATTATGAAGTCTATCCAGACGGTTATACCCCCTGCAGGGTCACTCTTTCGTCGGGAACATCCTTCGACGGATTTCTGGATACTACAGGATACATGGGGGGGGTGGATGAAGAGTTCGGTACCTATGTCAGGATATACCTGCAGTATAACGGGATAAAGTCCATCTCCTTTCTCCATGACGGGACCTATCTCCGTTGTCCCTTCTGCGGAGCTCTTTTCTATAATCAGACCCTGGCAGACTGTCCCTTCGATAAGACTCCCCTGATTCCACAGAATCCTTAAATTTTTTCTACCTCTTCTCCATGCCAGGCATAGGAGGAAGGAACGGCCAGTTTTCTCAGGGTACAGAGCCATTTATAGCCTGAAGTTCTAGGGTTGCTGAAGAAAAAGACATAGAGTGTTTTATCATGATAAAATTCCAGTTTCTGCCTTGTCATCACATGAACGCCGTTCATCTCGGTCAAAGGTATGCGCCGGATGTCGCCTTTTTCCGGGCGGACCAGAATATGATCACTGAAAAGAGCCAGTTTCCCTTTCCGGGTCCAGGGCCTCAATGGATCCATCCTGAAACCTGTTTTTATAAGAATATCATGATCTATTATAAAGGGTCGGGACGTCTTCTCATTCCTGTAATCTCTGAGTAATTCGGGTAGAACCTGTTCCTGCCACTGGTTCCACTGCAAAACTGTTTGGAATGATTGGCCCTGCGTCTTGTAGTGAAATCTGTATTGATCATCCAGAGTCGTCTCAAAGCTGCAGCTTCTGCAGTAGAATTGATTTCCCTGAGAGTGGAGGGAGGCGATACTGCGGCAGGAGGGACAGATAAAGAGCAGGGCTTCCAGATATTCCGCCCTGCTGGTGGACTTATACCTCCAGTTTCTACCGGGAATTGTCAGATCCATGTCTTTATAGCTGATGATGCTGGTCAGTTTTTCGAAAATCTCATCACTGTCGAGTTTTTTGACATCTCTGCCATCGGCAAACAGGGGATGAATGGTCAGCTCCATGGGACCCTTCCGCCTGGATTTTCCCCAGCGGGGAAAAACGCCGCTCCCTCCGGAGAACAAGGGAACATACACCGGGATTTTAAGTAGTTTTATGAGCTTGGCTGTGGAATAGAACAGAGGCATTCCTCCGCCATCCCAGCTCAATTGTCCTTCCGGAAATACGCAGATGACTCGACCTTTTCCTTTTAGATCCATCATATGCCTGATGGCTCCCAGGTCGCTTTTAGCCTTAGCCTTGGGGAAGACTCCGATGAGGGAGAAGAAGAATCCAATCACAGGGTTTCTGAAATGGGATTCAGAAGCCATACTATTTAAAGGAAGGGGGAAAATGAGGCTCAGGATGACAGCATCCCACTTCATAATATGATTGGGAAGAAGCAGATAAGGGGCTTTCATGGTTTTAAGAATTTCAGGGTTGGTTATCTTGACGGGATAAAAAAAAAGGAACCAGGGGCGTACCACTGTTTTTATAAAAAAATACAAACCCCTTTTGAACAATTTTATACGAGTCACTCTTGTCCTCTCTTTTTAAACCCGGGATTATCATTTCAGGTTCTATTTTTAAATACATAGGGAGAAAGCCCGGAGTTCCCCTAAAATTCAAAGTCTTCCGGGAGGGGATTGTAATGCATATCCACATCATCAATCGTCCATTCTTCGGGCAGGGAGAAAATGGATTTTATATCTGAACATTCCCTTTCGGTGAAATCATCTCCATGATAAATCACAAATTTTTTCTTTCTGAAGAGATACACAACCCTGCCCCGGGGAATCATGTCATATTCAGAGCGGTAGCTGGGAGGCAGCTTGTCGAGAATCCCCCTTTTCTGCATGAGAAACCAGGCCGCATAATGGCCCACTTTATAATCGACGCTGATGGATGTACTCATTCCCCGGGTGACAAGGGATGATTCGGCATGAAAAAGTGAATTCTGGTAACTCCAAAAAATGCCAACACAGGGTTCGGGATCAAGGGGTAAAAAGGGAAACTCACTCACGGAATCAGGTCCTCCTCCTGACGGGTAATATCCGGTAGTTTCATCCTGACGGCATTGAAAAAGGCGGCGTTCCTGTCGCTCAGAATGAATCCTTTTTTCCATTCTTCGTAAACCTTCCGGGATGCGTCATCCAGTATTCTGTCCTCCAGGGACGCTGTGTCTGAAGGGATTTGTCTGTGCTCTGACGAAAGCAGGTTGTACTGCACTCCCGGTAGTTTCAGGAAATCCAGCAGGGCACCCTCAGGTATATTTCGGCCTGTGGTTTTCAGTATCAAAGGGAAAATCCTGGCGGGCAGGGGCCTTTCCATTCCCTCCAGTTGAGGGAGAGCTAAGGTCCGGCCCGACTGAAGAGGGAAGGATCTGGCAGGGAAAAAAGCAATATTCCGGTTCCGGTATGTCTCACTCAGGAAACAGTCATCCTGCTCCATAAATCTGTGGTTTAGAATCTGATCCAGATAAAGGCGGGCGGCCTTTTTAAGGCTTTCCTTATCCGTCAGAAGACCGGGATCAAAGGGGGATGTCCTCTCAGAGAGGGAAGCCAGGATGCTCATGAAGAGATCTGGATGGATTCTATACCCTGAAGGGAGCACAAGTGTTTCTGTCTTCTCTATCATTCCGGGGACGAGGGTGCTCTGAAGTGCATAAGCACATGTTTTCTCCTCATCTAAGACTTCATCCGGGGGCTGAAATATAAGGATGAAGTCGGGAATCAGGTCGCCCGTCATCTCTCGATGGATTAATTCTGTTGAAATATTCTGTACTTCTCTGTATTCCACATCCACTTTGTGCAGGCTGCTCCAGACGGCGATCTGTTTATCCAGAGCCGCAAGACCGGGCTCAGCCCAGAGAATCAGGTCCTTACGCGGAAAGGCAGTCCCGTAGATTTCTATCCTGGTGGGGTTGTAGTACAGGCTGTTGCTCATGGACAGCTGCCAGAACCCCTCTTCCTGGCTTTCGGCCAACACATCCGGGCTGAGAAGCTTGGCATTCCTGAGGCTGTGAATGTCTTCATTCAGCAGAATGTCCCCGCTGGGAATAATGATTCTGATCCCGTTGAGTTCCGTCATGAGGGGAAGAATTTCCGCCAGAGGTATGCCCTGCTGTTCCTTCATTCCTCTGGACAGTTCAATCTTGAGATCCCTGAGGTCGGAGGGACTATAACTATGCCAGAGGATGTCATTCAGATAAATATCCAGGGAGAACAGGAGGGGTGAGGCCAGGAGAAGGATTATAATAAGGAGGAACCGGCTCTTTTTCATTTCAGCCAAATTGTATCCTTTACCGGCAACCCTGGCAAGGTAAAATGTTAACTCCCTCTTCCTGTAGGATTATTAGTTCAAAAACAGGTCTATAGCGTGTTCCGGTTTGATTTCCCTGTTTAAAATGGCGTAGACCAGCTGAATAATGGGAAGTTTCAGATTGTACTTTTCGCCTAGAAGAACAGCATAGCGTGCGGCAATGGCTCCCTCGGGGAGGTATCCGATGCTGCCGATATGATCGATGAGATCATCAATGCCGTTATACTTTTCATGAATCCGTTTGAGAATAATATCCCTTCCGAAGCGTCTGTTTCTTCCATAGATCGAACGGCAGGTCACGTCCAGGTCGCCTACTCCGGCAATGGATGTGAATGTCTCAGGATGGGTTGATCCCAGGCTTTTACCTAAAAGCTGTATCTCATTCAGACCGGCAGCAAAAAGGAAGGACTCCGTATTGTCTCCCACGATGGCCGAGGTTTCTTTCAAGGCATCCAGAATACCGAAGGCTATGGCAATCACATTTTTCACAGCGGCGCATGTCTGGACACCCACAACATCCAGTGAAGAAAACAGCCGGGTGTTGGTCGAGCTCATCAGCTTCCTGAATATGATGGAATTACGCGGGTTTGTGGAGGCGCTGATCAGTCCGGTAATCTTACCGGCACCAATTTCTTCGGCGTGACTGGGGCCTGATATATAAACCAGATTTCCCTTGTAAAAGCCGGGCAGGTAGTTCTCCAGAGTCTCCAGAATAAACTGGGGGCCGTTTTTCCCTGGAACAAATCCCTTGGTAATGGTGGCGATCATTGTTTCCCCTTCCAGAATGTTGGGAACCGCCAGGATCTTCTTGATCGTGTCGACCAGAAAGAGGGAAGGTGTAGCCAGGAACAGGTAGTCCACCCCTGTCGCTGCTTCGACAATATCTGTTGTTGCCCTGACCGAGGGCGGAATGTTGACTCCCGGGAGGAACTCGCAGTTTTCTCTTTTCTCATTGATATCCCGGGCACCGGCTTCAGTGAAGCTCCATATGGTTGTGTCCAGATCCTTCTGACCCATGATTGTGGCAATGGCCGTTCCAAACGCGCCAGCTCCGATGATCCCGATTTTTTTGTCACTCATGATTTTCACCTCGATTTATATGTAAGAGAATAGTTAATGTCTTCTTTATGCAGAAGCAGTTTGATCAGGGGGAGAGATATCTTCATGGTCGAAGTGTTAAACATTTGTCCGCCTTTCTGTTCAATGATACGCCCTTCGACGGTGATCAGTA
Proteins encoded:
- a CDS encoding RNB domain-containing ribonuclease, whose protein sequence is MKKDALVLYKQVPARIREILSDKIVILLPDGKEKKVRSKDIHLLHPGPVTTLPDGAVPNGQAEEAWELLQGESPSLQDLAELAFGEYNPQTVWAAFLLLNRTPWFRGTLDDIRVQTPEDVEKIQREEEEKKEADLRWTSFITALNKGTIQEENRGLLTDLEQYCLQKSKKSRILQALGKQQSPENAHRLLLQLGVWDLRRNPWPERNQMPLKAPSFALEAGPELERLDLTTMEAYAIDDVGNKDPDDALSFHDGKLIVHIADSSSLIPAGTEADKEARGRAANLYLPESTIPMLPLEATEKLGLGLQEISPALSFEYTLNEEFDITDCRINFSNVKVTRMTYGEAEEKLEEEPFCSIMKVTKRFNSWRKENGALFLQLPEVKIRVTEEGLGDILISPIEEYKSRDMVAETMMMTGFHTARFSRDNGIPIPYVVQPAPEGDLPETSPDDPASMVQLRKFMKRSQTTTVGGPHSGMGLPVYTRATSPLRRYSDLLVQQQLRLFKAGLPLLTEEDILEGTASCESVIGRVIGSERSSNLHWKLVYLAENPDWEGEGIIVGRSDKQMILQIPSLALETRIALTEKLPLNSRITVGLERVDIPVQQVQFKVRD
- a CDS encoding ATP-binding protein; protein product: MNNEPLAELERRRLQRQMFALEDEKEAVEARYKYLLQQARVGLFSLNAKDCRLKDANSEMISMFLCSDLEDLKQHLTPLSAGDIHFIDPRHFANLKATEAVSFSLHSFRKNGDSFWARIILQALEKNEILEGIITDISDQVKADVELRKAIVQAEQARKEAEEANNAKSRFLANISHEIRTPLNGIIGFTEIIMASIASLEGQLYAGKILDESDNLMTLINQLLDISKIEAQQLELNNSVFNLRTLLEETISFIRLRARNKGLTLAVEYDESIPDCIWSDSYRLRQILLNLLSNAVKFTSRGGVEMKAILQEQEGDELVLRFEVHDTGIGIPQDMHLKVFDSFVQADSSISRHYGGTGLGISISREIVNIMNGKIWFDSVEGEGSTFFFTIPCQEADPMNPGAPRLRRSAPFIKTSLVGLRVLVVEDYPTNREIAQHHLQSAGCDVDMAANGISALSKVQDRDYDIILMDVHMPEMDGMEATRKIRSFPRYKMVPILGMTANVLPANLQDCRRSGMNDILTKPLRKKEMLESLEIWYTLGDTKTLPSVNKPGSPLEPQDDLDDLPFDYAGFLEQMEGDAGAARDIILGFMDNLIKQMDVIAESIERDDLILIHREAHSIKGGALNLGASELASWAMALEKAGAEKYTEIIPHLFLNLRNSVAEILSCRDRISLIG
- a CDS encoding lysophospholipid acyltransferase family protein; translation: MTRIKLFKRGLYFFIKTVVRPWFLFFYPVKITNPEILKTMKAPYLLLPNHIMKWDAVILSLIFPLPLNSMASESHFRNPVIGFFFSLIGVFPKAKAKSDLGAIRHMMDLKGKGRVICVFPEGQLSWDGGGMPLFYSTAKLIKLLKIPVYVPLFSGGSGVFPRWGKSRRKGPMELTIHPLFADGRDVKKLDSDEIFEKLTSIISYKDMDLTIPGRNWRYKSTSRAEYLEALLFICPSCRSIASLHSQGNQFYCRSCSFETTLDDQYRFHYKTQGQSFQTVLQWNQWQEQVLPELLRDYRNEKTSRPFIIDHDILIKTGFRMDPLRPWTRKGKLALFSDHILVRPEKGDIRRIPLTEMNGVHVMTRQKLEFYHDKTLYVFFFSNPRTSGYKWLCTLRKLAVPSSYAWHGEEVEKI
- a CDS encoding NAD(P)H-dependent glycerol-3-phosphate dehydrogenase; its protein translation is MSDKKIGIIGAGAFGTAIATIMGQKDLDTTIWSFTEAGARDINEKRENCEFLPGVNIPPSVRATTDIVEAATGVDYLFLATPSLFLVDTIKKILAVPNILEGETMIATITKGFVPGKNGPQFILETLENYLPGFYKGNLVYISGPSHAEEIGAGKITGLISASTNPRNSIIFRKLMSSTNTRLFSSLDVVGVQTCAAVKNVIAIAFGILDALKETSAIVGDNTESFLFAAGLNEIQLLGKSLGSTHPETFTSIAGVGDLDVTCRSIYGRNRRFGRDIILKRIHEKYNGIDDLIDHIGSIGYLPEGAIAARYAVLLGEKYNLKLPIIQLVYAILNREIKPEHAIDLFLN